In Spirochaetota bacterium, the following proteins share a genomic window:
- the polA gene encoding DNA polymerase I, giving the protein MEKLFIFDTSNIVYRSFFGFSGRHLTTSRGEITSGVFGTIRTLIKLYNDFRFENVIFSLDGPREKTKRYDLFKEYKMNREKTPDDLKLQIRKTIEFLKAAEIECVEIPGYESDDIISVAVNNYKDIYEIYIVSGDKDLIQLLTSDNIRIISFSPSKTDYKLITRSSFIEENGFEPEYIVDYLSLIGDDVDNIPGAKGIGEKTALPLIQKYKTIENIYQNLDELSETIKKKLSESKEDVFLSKTLLKLFSSSDTEIPVKKFSLDNIKTPKVMEFLRYYEFNSIIKELKLSTKSDADLSLFTPQPLNEVEEMFEYKLITKPSELEKLEKEIESKGLVSIVIKTDDRHFMQSNLEGIGLSTNKGFGYYLPFNIPSELSYNQITDFLRRVCENENIRKVGHNLKLAYVVLKRYSVELKSIHFDSTISSYVLRPELTNPTLERLASEYLGIEIHKMQDEDNQISIFAEANLEETVKKVSREAEIILRLYEELSKKIESEHRLKRLFYDIEMPVVEVLGNMEYNGIKLDIEYIRHLGVELDREINQTVDRIFELAGEKFNLNSPKQLSSILFEKLRLKPVKKTKTGYSTDEEVLEELIGEHEIVGHILRYRILMKLKSGYVDELPNMVIPKTGRVHTSFNQTITATGRLSSSNPNLQNIPVRDEVGKKIRKAFVAEDGFSLGSFDYSQIELRVLADVSQDKELIEHFIQNKDIHTETASKVLKIKPEDITPEHRRLGKTINFGIVYGISPYGLSKQLGISPSEASEIIEKYFETYIGVKDYIFNTLEFASANGYVETMFGRRRNIPELLGKNFDRSKLNFGKPERIAINTPIQGSAAEIVKIAMTKLYEFLKNKPVRMLLQVHDEILVEIPSGSEEEWSPKIKQILENAVKLKVPLVVDYSFGKSWGDL; this is encoded by the coding sequence ATGGAAAAACTTTTCATCTTTGACACAAGCAATATAGTCTATAGGTCATTTTTTGGATTTTCAGGAAGACATTTAACCACATCAAGAGGTGAAATCACATCAGGTGTGTTTGGAACTATAAGAACACTCATAAAGCTATACAACGACTTTCGGTTTGAAAATGTCATCTTCTCACTTGATGGCCCGAGAGAGAAAACCAAAAGGTATGATTTATTCAAAGAATACAAAATGAATAGAGAAAAAACACCAGACGACCTCAAACTACAGATTAGAAAAACCATAGAATTCCTCAAAGCCGCCGAGATTGAGTGCGTTGAAATACCGGGATACGAGTCAGATGACATAATATCTGTAGCAGTCAATAATTACAAAGACATATACGAAATTTACATTGTTTCCGGAGACAAGGATTTGATACAACTCCTTACATCAGACAACATTAGGATAATTTCTTTCTCACCTTCAAAGACAGACTATAAGTTGATAACTAGAAGTTCATTTATAGAAGAGAATGGCTTTGAACCTGAATACATAGTTGATTACTTATCACTAATTGGTGACGACGTTGATAATATCCCCGGCGCAAAAGGAATCGGCGAGAAAACAGCATTACCACTTATACAGAAGTATAAAACGATAGAAAATATTTACCAGAACCTTGATGAACTAAGTGAAACCATAAAGAAGAAACTATCTGAAAGTAAAGAAGATGTATTCTTAAGCAAAACTCTATTAAAACTATTTTCTTCAAGTGATACTGAGATACCTGTAAAAAAGTTTTCACTTGATAACATCAAAACACCCAAAGTTATGGAATTTTTGAGATATTACGAATTCAACTCCATAATCAAAGAACTCAAATTATCTACTAAATCCGACGCAGATTTGTCATTATTTACCCCGCAACCTCTAAACGAGGTTGAAGAAATGTTTGAATACAAACTGATTACAAAACCTTCAGAACTAGAAAAATTGGAAAAGGAGATAGAAAGTAAAGGTCTTGTCTCAATAGTTATTAAAACAGATGATAGACACTTTATGCAGTCAAACCTTGAAGGTATTGGTTTATCAACGAATAAGGGGTTTGGATACTATCTTCCTTTCAACATTCCTTCAGAACTAAGTTACAACCAAATAACTGATTTTCTTCGTAGAGTATGTGAGAATGAGAATATTAGAAAAGTCGGGCATAATCTTAAACTTGCGTATGTAGTTTTGAAAAGATATAGTGTAGAGTTAAAGAGTATACATTTTGATAGTACTATCTCGTCGTATGTCTTAAGACCTGAACTGACAAATCCTACTTTAGAAAGACTTGCTAGTGAATACTTGGGAATAGAGATACACAAGATGCAAGATGAGGATAATCAGATATCAATCTTTGCAGAAGCAAACCTTGAAGAGACTGTGAAGAAGGTTTCTAGAGAAGCAGAGATAATTTTGAGACTATACGAAGAACTTTCCAAGAAGATAGAAAGTGAGCATAGACTTAAGAGATTATTCTACGATATTGAGATGCCAGTTGTAGAAGTTCTTGGTAATATGGAGTATAACGGTATAAAACTTGATATTGAATACATAAGACACTTAGGTGTTGAACTTGATAGAGAGATTAATCAAACTGTTGATAGGATATTTGAACTCGCGGGTGAGAAGTTTAACCTTAACTCACCGAAGCAACTCTCCTCTATTCTGTTTGAAAAACTCAGACTGAAACCTGTTAAGAAAACGAAGACTGGCTACTCAACAGACGAAGAAGTTTTGGAAGAACTTATTGGAGAACACGAGATTGTTGGACATATTTTAAGATACAGGATACTGATGAAACTCAAGAGTGGATATGTTGATGAACTTCCGAATATGGTGATACCTAAAACAGGTAGAGTTCATACATCCTTCAATCAGACGATAACCGCAACAGGTAGATTATCTTCAAGCAATCCGAACCTACAGAACATTCCCGTAAGGGATGAAGTGGGAAAGAAAATTAGAAAAGCCTTTGTAGCAGAGGATGGTTTTTCGCTTGGTAGTTTTGACTACTCACAGATAGAACTTAGGGTACTAGCAGACGTATCGCAAGACAAGGAACTTATAGAACATTTTATTCAAAACAAAGATATTCATACCGAAACCGCTTCAAAAGTTCTAAAGATTAAGCCTGAAGATATTACACCAGAGCATAGAAGACTAGGTAAAACTATCAATTTTGGTATAGTCTATGGTATAAGCCCGTATGGGTTATCAAAGCAACTTGGTATCTCTCCTTCAGAAGCGAGCGAGATAATAGAAAAATATTTCGAAACCTACATTGGAGTAAAGGATTATATCTTCAACACACTTGAGTTTGCTTCTGCAAATGGGTATGTTGAGACGATGTTTGGAAGAAGAAGGAATATTCCAGAACTACTCGGCAAAAACTTTGACAGAAGCAAGTTAAACTTCGGAAAGCCAGAAAGAATAGCCATAAACACACCTATACAAGGTAGTGCTGCCGAAATAGTCAAGATTGCTATGACTAAACTCTATGAATTTCTTAAGAACAAACCTGTGAGGATGCTACTACAAGTTCATGACGAGATACTCGTTGAGATACCTTCTGGTAGTGAGGAAGAATGGTCCCCAAAAATAAAGCAAATCCTAGAGAATGCAGTTAAACTGAAAGTTCCTCTAGTAGTTGATTACAGTTTTGGTAAAAGCTGGGGGGACTTATAG